Proteins from a genomic interval of Methanofollis formosanus:
- a CDS encoding metallophosphoesterase: MAVGTHQGSMRIGIMADTHDCLPLVERAVEVLNREGVGLVLHTGDYVAPFTMKALERLEAPVIGVFGNNDGDREALRKTALDGGNVDLRGDCARTSVGDLSIGLVHGHDTALLTSLMERGDLDVLVSGHTHHPLIGRHGRTLMINPGETCGYLTGTPTLAVLETGTKEVHLIRL, from the coding sequence ATGGCGGTCGGCACCCATCAGGGATCTATGCGCATCGGTATCATGGCAGATACTCATGACTGTCTCCCCCTGGTGGAACGGGCGGTCGAGGTGTTGAACAGGGAGGGCGTCGGGCTGGTCCTCCACACCGGCGATTATGTCGCCCCTTTCACCATGAAGGCCCTTGAAAGACTGGAGGCGCCGGTGATCGGCGTATTCGGGAACAATGACGGTGACCGGGAAGCACTCAGAAAAACCGCACTGGATGGTGGCAACGTCGACCTGCGCGGCGACTGCGCCAGGACCAGCGTCGGAGACCTCTCCATCGGGCTTGTCCATGGTCATGACACCGCCCTGCTCACCTCGCTCATGGAGCGCGGCGACCTCGACGTCCTTGTCTCCGGCCACACCCACCATCCCCTCATCGGTCGGCATGGGAGGACGCTGATGATCAACCCGGGCGAGACCTGTGGATATCTCACCGGCACACCGACTCTCGCCGTCCTGGAGACCGGGACGAAAGAGGTGCACCTGATCAGGCTGTGA
- a CDS encoding amino acid ABC transporter permease → MTGVLEVIAQSLPYLVEGIVVTLVLVLAALGLGLLMGLPMAVAHVYGSRAVKGLISVYVWFFRALPNLVLLFLFFFGVFPLIGLGDVSPFVVAIIVLGLRSGAYQSQIFRGAIQSLGEGQMTAARSLGMSRGQAIKSIILPQAARIALPGWSNEYPILLTDSAVCYAIGVMEILFRADQIVSVTYEPMTVYVGAAVVYILLNYGGMWLFGRVEKKISIPGFGKGA, encoded by the coding sequence GTGACCGGTGTCCTTGAGGTGATCGCCCAGTCGCTCCCCTATCTTGTAGAAGGGATAGTGGTCACGCTCGTCCTCGTCCTTGCCGCTCTCGGCCTGGGCCTCCTGATGGGGCTGCCGATGGCCGTCGCCCATGTCTATGGGTCCAGGGCGGTCAAAGGGCTTATATCGGTCTATGTCTGGTTTTTCAGGGCGCTTCCGAACCTGGTGCTGCTCTTTCTCTTCTTCTTCGGAGTCTTCCCGCTCATCGGTCTTGGAGACGTCTCGCCCTTCGTGGTGGCCATCATCGTCCTGGGACTGAGATCAGGGGCCTACCAGTCGCAGATCTTCCGCGGTGCGATCCAGTCGCTGGGAGAGGGGCAGATGACCGCCGCCAGGTCGCTCGGGATGAGCAGGGGGCAGGCGATCAAGAGCATTATCCTGCCGCAGGCGGCGAGGATCGCCCTGCCCGGGTGGTCGAACGAGTACCCGATCCTCCTCACCGACTCGGCGGTCTGCTATGCGATCGGGGTGATGGAGATCCTGTTCCGGGCCGACCAGATCGTCTCGGTGACCTACGAGCCGATGACCGTCTATGTCGGGGCGGCGGTCGTGTACATCCTTCTCAACTATGGCGGGATGTGGCTCTTCGGCAGGGTTGAGAAGAAGATCAGCATCCCGGGATTCGGAAAAGGAGCATAA
- a CDS encoding MBL fold metallo-hydrolase codes for MYTVTEVYNNVPSDPALRTAKGFSCYIEEAALLFDTGGDPAVLSANLRALGIEPAGIRMLVLSHDHWDHVGGLQAVLGRNPDLAVYILDTFSEETKSAVAAGGRTEIVDGWRELAPGLFSTGPCGDNPAEQALALRTERGYLIITGCAHPHISAIIRTVERHGPVMGAVGGFHSVSEEDIESLKKLVYLSPSHCTEGIETIREKNTGAFKQGGAGRQHRFS; via the coding sequence ATGTACACCGTCACCGAAGTCTACAACAACGTTCCCTCCGACCCGGCGCTCAGGACGGCAAAGGGCTTCTCATGCTATATCGAGGAGGCAGCCCTCCTCTTCGATACCGGCGGCGATCCGGCCGTCCTTTCGGCGAACCTCCGGGCGCTCGGGATCGAGCCGGCCGGGATCAGGATGCTCGTCCTCTCTCACGACCACTGGGACCACGTAGGAGGGCTTCAGGCCGTGCTCGGCCGGAACCCTGACCTTGCCGTCTATATCCTCGATACCTTCTCGGAGGAGACAAAATCAGCCGTTGCGGCGGGTGGCAGGACTGAGATCGTCGACGGGTGGCGGGAACTGGCACCCGGCCTCTTCTCCACCGGCCCATGCGGCGACAACCCCGCCGAACAGGCGCTCGCCCTCAGGACAGAGCGCGGATATCTGATCATCACCGGCTGCGCCCATCCCCACATCAGTGCGATCATCAGGACCGTCGAAAGACATGGCCCGGTCATGGGTGCGGTCGGCGGGTTCCATTCAGTCTCCGAAGAAGACATTGAAAGCCTTAAGAAACTCGTCTATCTCTCACCGTCACACTGTACAGAAGGAATAGAGACAATCAGAGAGAAAAACACCGGAGCATTCAAGCAAGGGGGCGCGGGTCGGCAACACCGGTTTTCCTGA
- a CDS encoding sodium-dependent transporter: MFILTVVSSAIGLGNLWRFPYVAYENGGGAFLIPYLLALFTVGIPLLILETGVGYKTRSGPPLAFKRLLGRGYSVIGWAAVLVAFLIVTYYSVIVAWSFDYLGFSFSLAWGSDPSAFFYDDFLQLSDGFFSISGLNLMVLAGAILAWIWIYLSIFKGVRSVEKMVWVTVVVPWLLIIIFVLRGITLPGAMDGLAYYLTPNFSALLDPGVWIAAYGQVFYSMSIGMAIIIAYSRFLGEKSDVVKNAVFIAIADCFTSIFAGIAVFSTLGYLAFTHGVSVTEVVRGGIELAFVTYPAVISALPVLPQLFGVLFFAMLITLGVGSAFSLVQAVSASLTDYVRAERWVLTGAICIAAFAVSLIYMTDAGILWLDIIDHYVNNFLILLVGFAEAAVIGYVYGAPKLREFVNRFSDWKVGRWWDVCIWVVIPLFLGLALIINVIDGIADPYGDYPLAANLLGWAEVVVLPLVAVVLAFVYRNHEGVDVDEQASE; the protein is encoded by the coding sequence ATGTTCATTCTCACCGTTGTCAGTTCGGCGATCGGCCTGGGAAACCTCTGGCGTTTCCCGTACGTTGCGTATGAGAACGGTGGCGGTGCGTTCCTCATTCCCTACCTGCTTGCGCTGTTTACCGTCGGTATCCCTCTCCTCATCCTGGAAACCGGGGTCGGGTATAAGACCCGTTCTGGTCCGCCGCTGGCATTCAAACGTCTCCTGGGCAGAGGGTACAGTGTGATCGGATGGGCCGCCGTCCTGGTTGCGTTCCTGATCGTCACGTACTATTCGGTGATCGTGGCATGGAGTTTTGACTATCTGGGCTTTTCCTTCAGTCTTGCCTGGGGCAGTGACCCGAGTGCGTTCTTCTACGACGACTTTCTCCAGCTCTCTGACGGGTTCTTCTCCATCAGCGGCCTGAACCTGATGGTCCTTGCCGGTGCAATTCTCGCCTGGATCTGGATCTATCTCTCCATCTTCAAGGGCGTCAGGTCGGTCGAGAAGATGGTCTGGGTCACCGTCGTCGTCCCCTGGCTGTTGATCATCATCTTCGTGCTCAGGGGGATTACCCTGCCGGGCGCGATGGACGGGCTTGCCTACTATCTGACCCCCAACTTCTCGGCCCTCCTGGATCCCGGTGTCTGGATCGCCGCCTACGGCCAGGTCTTCTACTCGATGTCGATCGGGATGGCGATCATCATCGCCTACTCCCGGTTCCTCGGCGAGAAGTCCGATGTGGTGAAGAACGCGGTGTTCATCGCCATCGCCGACTGTTTCACCTCGATCTTTGCCGGTATCGCGGTCTTCTCCACCCTTGGCTATCTTGCCTTCACTCACGGCGTCTCGGTGACCGAAGTGGTCAGGGGCGGGATCGAACTGGCGTTCGTGACCTATCCTGCGGTTATCAGTGCGCTCCCGGTCCTTCCCCAACTCTTCGGCGTCCTCTTCTTTGCGATGCTCATCACCCTCGGGGTCGGTTCGGCCTTCTCCCTGGTGCAGGCGGTGAGCGCCAGTCTTACTGATTACGTCCGGGCCGAACGCTGGGTTCTCACCGGTGCGATCTGCATCGCCGCCTTTGCTGTCAGTCTCATTTATATGACCGATGCCGGTATCCTCTGGCTTGATATCATCGACCACTATGTCAACAACTTCCTGATCCTCCTGGTCGGGTTTGCCGAGGCGGCCGTTATCGGTTATGTCTATGGCGCTCCGAAGCTGCGCGAGTTCGTCAACCGGTTCTCTGACTGGAAGGTCGGGCGCTGGTGGGACGTCTGTATCTGGGTCGTCATCCCCCTCTTCCTGGGCCTGGCCCTGATCATCAACGTCATCGACGGGATCGCCGATCCCTATGGCGACTACCCGCTCGCGGCCAACCTGCTCGGGTGGGCCGAGGTCGTCGTCCTCCCGCTTGTTGCGGTGGTCCTCGCCTTTGTCTACCGGAACCATGAAGGCGTAGACGTGGACGAACAGGCCTCTGAATAA
- the msrB gene encoding peptide-methionine (R)-S-oxide reductase MsrB: MDEVRIYDVALGTVRTVARCRLSGEEWRQRLAPEAFRVAREGGTEPPFTGKYHAWKATGVYRCVCCGTDLFLSETKFDSGSGWPSFRAPVSNLNIRTQIDRRFGMVRTEVLCARCDAHLGHVFEDGPPPTGLRYCINSASIVFAEK; this comes from the coding sequence ATGGACGAGGTCAGGATTTACGACGTCGCCTTGGGAACGGTGAGGACCGTGGCACGGTGCCGACTCTCCGGGGAGGAGTGGCGGCAGAGGCTCGCCCCCGAGGCCTTCAGGGTAGCGAGAGAAGGAGGCACCGAACCGCCCTTCACCGGGAAGTACCACGCCTGGAAAGCGACAGGGGTCTACCGCTGCGTCTGCTGCGGCACCGACCTCTTCCTCTCGGAGACGAAGTTCGATTCCGGCAGTGGGTGGCCGAGTTTCCGGGCCCCGGTCTCAAACCTGAACATCAGGACACAGATTGACCGGCGTTTCGGCATGGTCAGGACCGAAGTGCTCTGCGCCCGGTGCGACGCACATCTCGGCCACGTATTCGAGGACGGTCCGCCGCCGACAGGACTGCGCTACTGCATCAACTCCGCATCCATCGTCTTCGCCGAAAAGTGA
- a CDS encoding amino acid ABC transporter permease, whose amino-acid sequence MDVITILVDWFPYLFEGIVQTLALVLASLSLGLLFGLPMALGQIYGSRVLQSVISVYVWFFRGLPVLVLLFLFFFGIFPTLNLDISPFLVAVVVLGLRGAAYQSQIFRGAILSISEGQMIAARSLGMTRMQAIRSIILPQAVRIALPGWSNEYPTVLTDTSVCYAIGVAEILTRTTHIVAQTYIAMPIYLAAAGIYILLNYAGMKGLHILEKRISIPGFGQGGV is encoded by the coding sequence ATGGATGTTATAACTATCCTGGTGGACTGGTTCCCGTATCTCTTTGAAGGAATCGTCCAGACCCTTGCTCTGGTGCTTGCCTCCCTCAGTCTGGGGCTGCTCTTCGGCCTCCCTATGGCGCTCGGCCAGATCTATGGGAGTCGGGTTCTCCAGAGTGTCATATCGGTATATGTCTGGTTTTTTAGAGGTCTGCCGGTCCTCGTGCTCCTGTTCCTCTTCTTCTTCGGGATATTCCCCACCTTGAACCTCGACATCTCGCCGTTCCTCGTCGCTGTCGTCGTGCTGGGACTGAGGGGGGCGGCGTACCAGTCTCAGATCTTCCGTGGCGCCATCCTCTCGATCAGCGAGGGGCAGATGATCGCCGCCCGGTCGCTCGGGATGACCCGGATGCAGGCGATCCGGAGCATCATTCTCCCGCAGGCGGTACGGATCGCTCTGCCGGGATGGTCGAACGAATACCCGACGGTGCTGACCGATACTTCGGTCTGTTATGCGATCGGCGTGGCCGAGATCCTGACACGGACGACGCATATTGTGGCTCAGACCTATATCGCGATGCCGATCTATCTGGCTGCCGCCGGGATCTATATTCTCCTCAACTATGCAGGGATGAAGGGACTGCACATTCTGGAGAAGAGGATCAGTATCCCTGGATTTGGACAGGGAGGTGTGTGA
- a CDS encoding bifunctional nuclease family protein, which translates to MGAVDATVRGVFFTASAGGAVPAVLLGLPSGKALPIYIGLWEAISINNALNDDLLPRPGTHDLFVAMMESYGIRVTGLTIDDLRDGVFYARLLSVREEGEESLDCRPSDGIAIALRAGAPIGIEEMVAEKAGVEEEDLPDFVDLSTYLS; encoded by the coding sequence ATGGGAGCCGTGGACGCGACTGTACGGGGAGTGTTCTTCACTGCCAGTGCCGGGGGGGCGGTGCCTGCTGTCCTGCTTGGTCTCCCCTCCGGAAAGGCGTTGCCGATTTATATCGGGCTGTGGGAGGCGATCTCGATCAACAATGCCCTCAACGACGATCTCCTCCCCAGGCCCGGGACACATGACCTTTTTGTTGCAATGATGGAGTCGTACGGGATCAGGGTGACCGGGCTCACGATCGACGACCTGCGGGATGGCGTCTTCTATGCCAGGCTCCTTTCGGTGCGCGAGGAGGGGGAGGAGAGTCTGGACTGCCGTCCCAGCGACGGGATTGCGATCGCCCTCCGGGCCGGGGCGCCGATCGGGATCGAGGAGATGGTGGCCGAGAAGGCTGGAGTCGAAGAAGAGGATCTGCCGGATTTTGTCGATCTCTCCACGTATCTTTCGTGA
- a CDS encoding amino acid ABC transporter ATP-binding protein, translating to MGSEDCILRVEDIHKKYGEREVLRGVSFEVKKGETIVFIGPSGTGKSTLLRCINQLTEPDAGRVFLHGEEVTHSGARINYFRQKIGMVFQNFYLFDHLTALKNVEIALLKVKKMDPAAAREKALAELRRVGMEDWAENYPAELSGGQAQRVSIARALAMDPDVILFDEPTSALDPELTREVLEVMKALARQGMTMLVVTHEMSFARSVANKIVFMEHGKVQEQGSPDELMTSPAFVRTREFVGSFTESLTGTQDD from the coding sequence ATGGGTTCAGAGGATTGCATCCTCCGGGTCGAGGATATTCATAAGAAGTATGGTGAGCGGGAGGTGCTCCGCGGTGTCTCCTTCGAGGTGAAGAAAGGGGAGACGATCGTCTTCATCGGTCCTTCCGGGACCGGGAAGAGCACGCTGCTGCGGTGCATCAACCAGTTGACCGAGCCCGACGCGGGGCGGGTGTTCCTGCACGGGGAGGAGGTGACGCACTCCGGTGCACGGATCAACTATTTCCGGCAGAAGATCGGGATGGTCTTCCAGAACTTCTACCTCTTCGACCACCTGACGGCGCTCAAAAACGTGGAGATCGCGCTGCTGAAGGTGAAGAAGATGGACCCTGCTGCGGCGCGTGAGAAGGCGCTTGCGGAACTGCGTCGTGTCGGGATGGAGGACTGGGCGGAGAACTATCCTGCCGAACTCTCGGGCGGTCAGGCGCAGCGCGTCTCGATCGCGCGTGCGCTGGCGATGGACCCGGACGTGATCCTCTTCGACGAACCGACCTCCGCCCTCGACCCCGAACTGACCCGTGAGGTGCTCGAGGTGATGAAGGCGCTCGCCCGGCAGGGCATGACGATGCTGGTGGTGACGCACGAGATGAGTTTTGCCCGCTCGGTTGCGAACAAGATCGTCTTCATGGAGCACGGCAAGGTCCAGGAGCAGGGATCCCCCGACGAACTCATGACCAGTCCGGCGTTCGTCCGCACACGCGAGTTCGTCGGATCATTCACCGAATCATTGACTGGAACGCAGGATGACTGA
- a CDS encoding FKBP-type peptidyl-prolyl cis-trans isomerase: MERAAQGDVVLVEYTGTLDDGTVFDHSEEPQEVTLGEGTINPAFEETLIGMAPGETKTVFLPAKKAYGPHKMRLVFRIRRKKLNLPEEPVPGGIARVSLENGKSSLVTIKEVSERWVVVDANHPLAGKDLTFSLTLMEIRRRA, encoded by the coding sequence ATGGAGAGGGCAGCGCAGGGCGATGTCGTCCTCGTCGAGTACACCGGCACGCTTGATGACGGCACCGTCTTCGACCACTCTGAGGAACCGCAGGAGGTGACCCTCGGGGAAGGGACGATCAATCCGGCCTTTGAGGAGACACTGATCGGCATGGCACCCGGGGAGACGAAGACCGTCTTTCTCCCGGCGAAAAAGGCATATGGACCTCACAAAATGAGACTGGTCTTCAGGATCAGACGCAAAAAACTCAACCTCCCTGAGGAACCGGTCCCGGGCGGGATTGCACGGGTCAGCCTCGAGAACGGGAAGAGCTCGCTCGTCACCATCAAGGAGGTGAGCGAACGCTGGGTGGTCGTGGACGCCAACCACCCGCTCGCCGGAAAAGATCTCACCTTCAGCCTCACCCTCATGGAGATCAGGAGACGGGCCTAG
- the hisE gene encoding phosphoribosyl-ATP diphosphatase, whose product MKNLEVLEELWAVINERAEHPSPDSYVSSILTHRKGIDKPLEKVGEEATEFILAVKNGENDRTIEEGADLLFHFFLALRAAEIDIEDVLGELAARRK is encoded by the coding sequence ATGAAGAATCTGGAAGTCCTTGAAGAACTCTGGGCCGTCATCAACGAACGGGCCGAACACCCCTCCCCTGACTCCTATGTCAGTTCGATTCTGACGCACCGGAAAGGGATCGACAAACCCCTCGAAAAGGTAGGGGAAGAGGCGACTGAGTTTATCCTTGCCGTCAAGAACGGAGAAAACGACCGGACCATCGAGGAAGGCGCTGACCTGCTCTTCCATTTCTTCCTCGCCCTCAGAGCAGCAGAGATCGACATCGAGGACGTCCTCGGGGAACTCGCTGCACGGAGGAAATAA
- a CDS encoding NusA-like transcription termination signal-binding factor: MERSIGFKERRYIEELRILTKSVAVDCIIDDRFDRVIYVIKPGDMGLAIGKKGENIRKMQKVLGKRIEMVEYAEEREAFIANILRPAEVDSVKTDETTGKLEIVIRKKSELGIAIGKGGSTVEKARLLVRRFFGEEVGEIVPPLEEEMQNA; encoded by the coding sequence ATGGAACGGAGTATTGGCTTTAAAGAGAGACGATACATCGAGGAACTCCGCATTCTCACCAAATCAGTGGCAGTCGACTGCATCATCGACGACCGGTTCGACCGGGTGATCTACGTGATCAAACCCGGGGACATGGGACTTGCCATCGGTAAAAAAGGTGAAAACATCCGAAAAATGCAGAAAGTCCTCGGTAAACGGATCGAGATGGTCGAATACGCAGAAGAGAGAGAGGCGTTCATCGCAAATATCCTCAGACCGGCAGAGGTGGACAGCGTCAAAACCGATGAAACCACCGGCAAACTGGAGATCGTGATACGAAAAAAGAGCGAACTCGGGATCGCGATCGGCAAGGGGGGCAGCACCGTGGAAAAGGCAAGACTTCTGGTCAGACGCTTTTTCGGTGAGGAAGTCGGCGAGATCGTCCCGCCTCTCGAAGAGGAGATGCAAAACGCATGA
- a CDS encoding ABC transporter substrate-binding protein, whose translation MNMKLGGGLLVLILAFAVCFAGCTGSEAPADQGQDAGGSDNVPTYIVGVDSAYPPYAYMEKDGTITGLDVESIQWIAEKKGFKVEIKGMDWDGIIPALQQGKIDMVYSGMTITPERLEKVNFSVPYLTINQSFAVHDDSGLTMDDIMAGKAVIGAQRGTTGAYWVEQNLIEKGIIPKENLKYFDSFPIAVTALNNRQVDATIYDKPPHMNSIQGLPLHIVGEIYTGENYGVAIRKEDNKLLATVNEGLGELMASPTWEELLKKYEML comes from the coding sequence ATGAACATGAAGTTGGGTGGTGGTCTGCTGGTCCTCATACTTGCCTTTGCAGTCTGCTTTGCAGGGTGTACAGGGAGCGAGGCCCCGGCCGACCAGGGTCAGGACGCTGGCGGCTCCGACAATGTCCCCACGTACATTGTCGGTGTCGACTCAGCATATCCTCCATATGCCTATATGGAGAAGGACGGAACGATCACCGGGCTTGACGTCGAGTCGATCCAGTGGATCGCCGAGAAGAAAGGTTTCAAGGTCGAGATCAAAGGCATGGACTGGGACGGCATCATCCCCGCGCTCCAGCAGGGCAAGATCGATATGGTCTACTCAGGCATGACCATCACGCCGGAGCGTCTCGAGAAGGTGAACTTCTCCGTGCCGTATCTGACGATCAACCAGTCCTTTGCCGTCCATGATGACTCCGGACTTACGATGGACGACATCATGGCGGGCAAGGCCGTGATCGGCGCCCAGCGTGGGACGACCGGTGCGTACTGGGTGGAGCAGAACCTCATCGAGAAAGGCATCATACCCAAGGAGAACCTGAAGTACTTTGACAGCTTCCCGATCGCCGTCACTGCCCTGAACAACCGGCAGGTCGATGCGACGATCTACGACAAGCCCCCGCATATGAACTCGATCCAGGGTCTGCCTCTCCATATCGTAGGTGAGATCTACACCGGCGAGAACTATGGTGTGGCTATCCGCAAGGAGGATAACAAACTCCTCGCGACCGTCAACGAAGGTCTGGGCGAATTGATGGCCTCCCCGACGTGGGAGGAGCTTCTCAAGAAGTACGAGATGCTCTGA
- a CDS encoding amino acid ABC transporter permease, producing the protein MTEADFFLETLLPALLSGTIISLQLIVLSAPFGFLLGTGIAVGRTYGGRLLSFLCKLYVIFFKGTPLLLLLFILYFGLPSIGIVFEPFVAAVIGFVLCNGAYNSEYIRGALLSVKEGQITAAQALGMTRLQAIRSIVLPQALRRAIPGVSNEFIYLIKYSSLAYLITVPELTGAGADIASKYFVFFEAFAMVGVFYLIMVTGATIAVNWLEKRTAIPGMVTS; encoded by the coding sequence ATGACTGAAGCAGATTTTTTCCTTGAGACCCTCCTCCCCGCCCTCCTGAGCGGGACGATCATCTCCCTGCAGTTGATCGTCCTCTCGGCCCCCTTCGGGTTCCTGTTAGGCACCGGCATCGCCGTCGGCCGGACCTACGGCGGGAGGCTTCTCTCGTTCCTCTGCAAACTCTATGTCATCTTCTTCAAGGGGACGCCCCTCCTCCTCCTCCTCTTCATCCTGTACTTCGGCCTGCCGTCGATCGGGATCGTCTTCGAACCCTTTGTTGCGGCCGTGATCGGTTTTGTCCTCTGTAATGGGGCCTACAACTCCGAATATATCAGGGGTGCCCTTCTCTCGGTGAAGGAAGGGCAGATCACCGCGGCCCAGGCGCTCGGGATGACGCGTCTCCAGGCGATCAGGAGCATCGTCCTCCCGCAGGCGCTCCGCCGGGCGATCCCCGGGGTCTCAAACGAGTTCATCTATCTCATCAAGTACTCGTCCCTCGCCTACCTCATCACGGTACCCGAACTGACCGGTGCGGGCGCCGACATAGCGTCCAAATATTTCGTATTCTTCGAGGCATTCGCCATGGTCGGGGTATTCTATCTCATCATGGTCACCGGGGCCACCATCGCCGTCAACTGGCTGGAGAAGCGGACCGCCATCCCGGGCATGGTCACGTCCTGA
- a CDS encoding ABC transporter substrate-binding protein, giving the protein MDKRILTAFVAAIVVLAVALCGCTGTSPDVPEPTPAVTPAAETNATETTPAAQTGEKTKYIVGIDGDYPPYSSMTLDGKPTGFDVESIQWIADEMGFEVEIKPMAWDGIIPALQQGKIDMVYSGMTISPERLEKVNFSKPYWIVNQAVAVREGSDLTIEDVKEGKVVMGVQRGCTAHTWIDQHLVETGKLSEDNRKLYKNVQLALTDLQNKRVDAVMYDVPVIKESIQGKPLVMLGEIQTDEEYGVAVRKEDNELRATINEGLDKLMNSPKWDELKQKYEME; this is encoded by the coding sequence ATGGACAAAAGGATCCTGACCGCTTTTGTTGCAGCGATCGTCGTTCTGGCGGTTGCTCTCTGCGGATGCACCGGTACTTCCCCCGATGTGCCGGAACCCACTCCTGCAGTCACCCCTGCTGCTGAGACGAACGCCACTGAGACCACCCCTGCTGCTCAGACCGGCGAGAAGACCAAGTACATCGTGGGCATCGACGGCGACTATCCGCCGTACTCCTCGATGACCCTTGATGGAAAGCCCACCGGCTTTGATGTCGAGTCGATCCAGTGGATCGCCGACGAGATGGGCTTTGAAGTCGAGATCAAACCCATGGCCTGGGACGGCATCATCCCCGCGCTCCAGCAGGGCAAGATCGACATGGTCTACTCGGGCATGACCATCTCCCCCGAACGCCTCGAGAAGGTGAACTTCTCCAAGCCCTACTGGATCGTCAACCAGGCTGTCGCTGTCCGTGAGGGCTCCGACCTCACCATCGAGGACGTCAAGGAGGGCAAGGTCGTGATGGGTGTCCAGCGCGGCTGCACCGCCCACACCTGGATCGACCAGCACCTCGTCGAGACCGGGAAGCTCTCCGAAGACAACCGCAAGCTCTACAAGAACGTCCAGCTCGCCCTGACCGACCTCCAGAACAAGCGGGTCGACGCGGTGATGTACGACGTCCCGGTGATCAAGGAATCCATCCAGGGCAAGCCCCTGGTGATGCTCGGTGAGATCCAGACCGATGAGGAGTACGGCGTGGCCGTCCGCAAGGAGGACAACGAGCTGCGTGCCACCATCAACGAGGGCCTGGACAAACTGATGAACTCCCCGAAGTGGGACGAACTCAAGCAGAAGTACGAGATGGAGTAA
- a CDS encoding SIMPL domain-containing protein has protein sequence MRTRTLILCTALMVLVAAGIWSASAAATTTTDERLIHASGTGEVTTTPDRAVISFGVETENTDPKAAQAANSQAMNKVINALKAAGIASEDLKTTGYNIWHEKPDNDKPFRTQAVIYHVSNTLQVTLKDVNRAGEVIDIAVANDVNQVNGLYFTLSPEKEQALRAEALTQAVEHARSDADAVAAAAGVIITGPKEVTIGGTYIPYYERSFNAPMAMDAAAGMPTPIEVGEAKVTASVSISYLCA, from the coding sequence ATGCGTACGCGCACACTCATCCTCTGCACCGCCCTCATGGTGCTCGTGGCCGCCGGCATCTGGAGTGCCAGCGCAGCAGCCACCACCACCACCGATGAGCGGCTCATCCACGCCTCCGGCACCGGCGAAGTGACGACGACCCCTGACCGGGCAGTCATCTCCTTCGGTGTCGAGACCGAGAACACCGACCCGAAAGCCGCCCAGGCAGCAAACAGCCAGGCGATGAACAAGGTGATCAACGCTCTCAAGGCTGCGGGTATCGCCTCCGAAGATCTCAAGACCACCGGCTACAACATCTGGCATGAAAAACCCGACAACGACAAACCCTTCAGAACCCAGGCGGTGATCTACCATGTCTCCAACACCCTTCAGGTCACCCTTAAGGACGTGAACCGGGCCGGCGAGGTGATCGACATCGCCGTCGCGAACGATGTCAACCAGGTCAACGGGCTGTACTTCACGCTCAGTCCCGAGAAGGAGCAGGCACTTAGAGCCGAGGCGCTCACCCAGGCTGTCGAGCACGCCCGATCTGACGCCGACGCCGTTGCGGCCGCTGCAGGCGTGATCATCACCGGCCCCAAGGAGGTCACCATCGGCGGCACGTATATCCCGTACTATGAGCGCAGTTTCAACGCACCGATGGCGATGGACGCCGCTGCCGGGATGCCGACCCCGATCGAGGTCGGCGAGGCGAAGGTCACGGCATCGGTCTCGATCTCATATCTCTGCGCCTGA